In Salisediminibacterium beveridgei, one DNA window encodes the following:
- a CDS encoding HU family DNA-binding protein: MNKTELINAVAESADLSKKDATSAVDAVFEVITNSLKKGDKVQLIGFGNFEVRERAARKGRNPQTGEEIEIPASNVPAFKPGKALKDAVK, translated from the coding sequence ATGAACAAGACTGAATTAATTAATGCAGTTGCAGAATCAGCAGACCTTTCCAAGAAAGATGCAACTAGCGCGGTTGACGCTGTGTTTGAGGTGATTACAAACTCTCTCAAAAAAGGTGACAAGGTTCAATTAATTGGTTTCGGTAACTTCGAAGTTCGCGAACGTGCTGCCCGTAAAGGTCGCAATCCGCAAACTGGTGAAGAAATCGAAATTCCTGCTAGCAATGTTCCTGCGTTCAAACCAGGAAAAGCCCTTAAAGATGCTGTAAAATAA
- the der gene encoding ribosome biogenesis GTPase Der — protein sequence MVKPVLAIVGRPNVGKSTLFNRVVGERISIVEDKPGVTRDRIYSSADWLTHEFFIIDTGGIDISDEPLIEQVRYQAELAIDEADVICFVVNGREGMTAADEEVAQILHRSKKPIVLAVNKIDDPSMFEKLYEFYSLGVGEPYPVSGTHGLGLGDLLDEACKSFPALEEDGYDPDTIRMSLIGRPNVGKSSLVNAMLGEERVIVSEMAGTTRDAIDTTFQKDDKDYVVIDTAGMRKRGKVYEKTEKYSVLRALKAIERSDVVLVVLDAEEGIIEQDKKIAGYAHEAGRAIVIVVNKWDAVTKDDKTMLRFEEKIRHEFVFLDYAPVVFVSALTKRRMHTILPVVNEVSEAHNLRVQTHVLNDVIVDAVTMNPTPTDSGGKRLRINYTTQVSVAPPTFVMFVNDPELLHFSYRRYLENRLREAFGFTGTPIHMIARKKSD from the coding sequence GTGGTTAAACCAGTTTTAGCAATTGTAGGAAGACCAAATGTAGGAAAATCAACACTGTTTAATCGAGTAGTCGGTGAAAGGATTTCCATTGTTGAAGATAAGCCGGGTGTGACCCGTGATCGGATATACAGTTCAGCAGATTGGCTGACGCATGAATTTTTCATCATTGATACCGGTGGGATAGATATCAGTGATGAGCCGTTGATCGAACAGGTTCGTTATCAGGCAGAGCTTGCCATTGACGAAGCCGACGTTATTTGTTTTGTTGTAAACGGAAGAGAAGGAATGACTGCAGCAGATGAAGAAGTTGCGCAGATTCTTCATCGTTCGAAGAAGCCGATTGTTTTGGCAGTGAATAAAATTGATGATCCATCGATGTTTGAAAAATTATATGAATTTTACAGTCTCGGAGTGGGTGAACCCTATCCTGTTTCAGGAACACATGGCCTGGGTCTTGGTGATCTGCTCGACGAAGCTTGCAAATCTTTCCCTGCATTAGAGGAAGATGGATATGACCCTGATACGATTCGTATGAGTCTGATCGGTCGACCGAATGTCGGGAAGTCTTCACTGGTAAATGCAATGCTTGGAGAAGAACGTGTAATTGTCAGTGAAATGGCAGGTACAACACGGGATGCGATTGATACAACTTTTCAAAAAGACGACAAGGATTATGTTGTAATTGATACAGCAGGTATGAGAAAAAGAGGAAAAGTATATGAAAAAACAGAGAAATACAGTGTACTGAGAGCTTTAAAAGCAATTGAAAGATCTGATGTTGTTTTAGTTGTATTAGACGCTGAAGAAGGAATTATCGAGCAAGATAAAAAGATTGCAGGCTATGCGCATGAAGCGGGCAGAGCGATTGTGATAGTTGTCAACAAATGGGATGCAGTTACGAAGGATGATAAAACGATGCTGCGTTTCGAAGAAAAAATACGTCATGAATTTGTGTTTCTTGATTATGCACCTGTAGTCTTCGTTTCCGCCTTGACTAAACGAAGAATGCATACAATTCTGCCTGTTGTGAATGAAGTGAGTGAAGCACATAACCTCAGAGTTCAAACTCACGTATTAAATGATGTCATCGTCGATGCTGTGACCATGAATCCAACTCCCACTGACTCAGGTGGAAAACGTCTGCGAATCAATTATACGACCCAGGTTTCTGTTGCACCACCAACATTCGTAATGTTTGTCAATGATCCTGAATTATTGCATTTTTCCTATCGAAGATATCTGGAAAATCGACTGCGTGAAGCATTTGGATTTACGGGTACACCGATTCATATGATAGCCCGTAAAAAGAGTGATTAA
- a CDS encoding flagellar brake protein has translation MIKIGQTIHLELKVPDGDQKQRYKSKLLDYERSFMYIDFPVDEQTSKPSFFMEGTEFRVWFAGKDNAVYSFETQILGKVDRGIPMLVMKDPGKDSYLRIQRREYVRVETALDVAVHPVKEGTKPFTTVTIDVSGGGAALVLQSNHQLKDSEVLNLWIAIPFRIGGIEYINTKAEIIRIIDGKSPIKCSCQFIDIDEGDRQKIIRYAFEKQLERNRRERIK, from the coding sequence GTGATCAAAATCGGTCAGACCATCCATCTTGAATTGAAAGTGCCGGATGGTGATCAGAAACAACGATATAAAAGCAAACTGCTGGATTATGAACGATCATTTATGTATATTGATTTTCCAGTAGATGAGCAGACGAGCAAGCCGAGTTTTTTTATGGAGGGTACTGAATTTCGTGTTTGGTTTGCAGGGAAAGATAATGCAGTTTATTCTTTTGAAACGCAAATCCTCGGAAAAGTAGACAGGGGAATTCCAATGCTCGTAATGAAAGACCCCGGAAAAGATTCTTATCTTCGTATTCAAAGAAGAGAATATGTTCGTGTCGAAACTGCCCTTGATGTAGCGGTTCATCCGGTTAAAGAAGGAACAAAGCCTTTTACGACCGTCACGATTGATGTGAGTGGAGGGGGAGCAGCCCTTGTCCTGCAATCAAATCATCAACTTAAAGACAGTGAAGTACTCAATTTATGGATCGCAATTCCTTTTAGAATAGGAGGAATTGAATACATTAATACAAAAGCTGAGATCATACGGATTATTGATGGTAAATCACCGATAAAATGCTCTTGTCAATTTATTGATATTGATGAAGGGGATCGACAGAAGATTATTCGCTATGCATTTGAAAAACAGCTCGAACGTAATCGCAGAGAGCGAATTAAATAA
- a CDS encoding lysophospholipid acyltransferase family protein, with amino-acid sequence MFFRLFYRVKIQGKQNIPEEQGVLLCSNHIHFLDPPLVGSFLKRETRFMAKAELFEAPILKSLIPKFGAFPINRGKSDRKAMRTGLKLLKEGEIVGVFPEGTRSKTGELKKGLSGVGFFALRSDAAVVPCAVIGPYRLFKTIHIIYGEPLNMDQLREEKASPEATTEAIMRGIQDLIDAHKASVK; translated from the coding sequence ATGTTTTTTCGTCTCTTTTACAGGGTAAAAATTCAAGGAAAGCAGAATATTCCCGAGGAGCAAGGCGTTCTGCTGTGCAGCAATCATATTCATTTTTTAGATCCACCCCTAGTAGGTTCATTTCTGAAAAGGGAAACGCGATTCATGGCAAAAGCAGAGCTCTTCGAAGCACCGATATTGAAATCGTTAATTCCTAAATTCGGAGCTTTTCCGATAAATCGTGGTAAAAGTGATCGAAAAGCGATGAGAACAGGCCTCAAACTGCTTAAAGAAGGCGAAATAGTAGGTGTTTTTCCTGAAGGAACAAGAAGCAAAACGGGAGAATTAAAAAAGGGGTTATCAGGAGTCGGTTTCTTCGCCCTTCGTTCCGATGCGGCAGTTGTTCCTTGTGCGGTTATTGGACCATACAGATTATTCAAAACGATTCATATCATCTATGGTGAACCATTAAATATGGATCAGCTTCGTGAAGAAAAGGCTTCTCCTGAAGCAACAACTGAAGCAATTATGCGAGGTATCCAGGATTTAATTGATGCGCATAAAGCGTCTGTTAAATAA
- a CDS encoding DUF2768 domain-containing protein, whose product MFEDGIAKMWISFISMGLMFLSVVLTIFAKEKLRGILRYSVLTVTFIMIMVSGLIIFLVVATGPVPE is encoded by the coding sequence ATGTTTGAGGATGGCATTGCGAAAATGTGGATATCCTTCATATCCATGGGACTCATGTTTTTATCGGTGGTTTTAACGATTTTTGCTAAAGAAAAATTGCGTGGTATACTTCGGTACTCAGTTTTAACCGTCACGTTTATCATGATCATGGTATCCGGTTTGATCATCTTTTTGGTTGTGGCTACCGGACCTGTGCCAGAATAA
- the prsW gene encoding glutamic-type intramembrane protease PrsW, which yields MIIIVTASFAPAVALLMFFYLKDELEPEPVYLVIRSFFFGMLLVFPVSFLQFAIGSETDMTNTFLVSFFHVALTEEFFKWFVVVLFIFNHSAFKTRYDGIVYASAVSLGFAAVENLLYVSINGLETAIYRALFPVTVHALVGVLMGYYVGAAKFNFRFKAIYLLLALLIPAFFHGMYHLSLVRYSAVNYGLMPFMIVLWFTALYKIKQANQLSLSEYLKRGSHSLYSGVKRNGY from the coding sequence ATGATCATCATTGTTACTGCTTCTTTTGCACCTGCGGTTGCGTTATTGATGTTTTTTTACCTGAAGGACGAATTGGAACCAGAACCGGTCTATCTCGTCATTCGAAGTTTTTTCTTTGGAATGCTGCTGGTGTTTCCTGTTTCTTTTTTACAGTTTGCTATTGGCAGCGAAACAGATATGACAAACACTTTTTTGGTCAGTTTTTTTCATGTAGCGTTAACTGAAGAATTTTTTAAATGGTTTGTCGTCGTCCTGTTTATTTTTAACCATAGTGCGTTTAAGACGAGATACGATGGCATTGTTTATGCCAGTGCCGTATCACTTGGTTTTGCGGCTGTGGAGAATTTATTATATGTCAGTATCAACGGCCTTGAAACTGCAATATACAGAGCTTTATTCCCAGTGACGGTTCACGCACTGGTCGGTGTACTGATGGGATACTATGTAGGTGCAGCAAAATTCAATTTCCGCTTTAAAGCAATATATCTTTTACTTGCCTTGTTAATACCTGCTTTTTTTCATGGGATGTACCATCTTTCCCTTGTCCGATACTCAGCTGTGAATTATGGACTCATGCCGTTTATGATCGTTTTGTGGTTCACTGCATTATATAAAATCAAGCAGGCAAACCAACTGAGTTTATCAGAATATTTGAAGAGAGGCTCCCATTCATTGTATAGTGGAGTGAAGCGCAATGGATACTAA
- a CDS encoding NAD(P)H-dependent glycerol-3-phosphate dehydrogenase, which translates to MSDVTVVGSGSWGTALSMVLADNGHRVSLWSRSIEQVEAINQDRRNPKYVPDIVLPEGIKATADMAEALNNTEVVVVVVPTKAMRQVLPEIRKHLDKAVLFVHASKGIEPETNMRISEIIEEEIPEALRRGVVVLSGPSHAEEVCEKQPTTVTSACEDDELAREIQDLFMNNDFRVYTNPDVIGVEMGGALKNIIAIGAGMTAGLGFGDNAKAALMTRGLAEIARLGLKLGANPMTFAGLGGLGDLIVTCTSVHSRNWRAGYALGLGKSVQEVEKDLGMVVEGIRTTKAAYQLATKLNVEMPITEELYQVLFHDKPVNEAVAELMGRVKKQEVEDLKLGDPLNHLEP; encoded by the coding sequence ATGAGTGACGTTACCGTTGTTGGTTCGGGAAGTTGGGGAACAGCACTGTCGATGGTATTGGCGGATAATGGTCATCGGGTTTCCCTATGGAGCAGATCAATTGAACAAGTTGAAGCGATTAATCAGGATCGGCGAAATCCAAAGTATGTCCCCGATATCGTCCTGCCTGAAGGTATAAAGGCCACAGCAGACATGGCAGAAGCATTGAATAATACGGAAGTCGTCGTTGTTGTAGTTCCTACTAAAGCAATGCGTCAGGTATTGCCGGAGATCAGAAAGCATTTGGACAAAGCGGTTCTTTTCGTCCATGCGAGTAAAGGTATTGAACCAGAAACAAATATGAGGATCTCCGAAATTATCGAAGAGGAGATTCCTGAAGCGTTACGAAGAGGTGTTGTGGTTCTGTCAGGACCCTCTCATGCTGAAGAAGTATGTGAAAAGCAGCCAACTACTGTTACGAGTGCATGTGAAGATGATGAGCTCGCAAGAGAAATTCAGGATCTGTTCATGAATAATGACTTTAGAGTTTATACAAACCCGGACGTCATTGGTGTTGAAATGGGCGGTGCTTTGAAAAATATCATTGCGATCGGCGCAGGTATGACTGCTGGTCTCGGTTTTGGGGATAATGCTAAAGCGGCACTGATGACCCGGGGACTCGCTGAAATAGCAAGACTTGGTTTGAAACTTGGCGCAAATCCAATGACATTTGCAGGTCTTGGCGGATTGGGTGATTTGATAGTCACCTGTACAAGCGTCCATTCACGGAACTGGCGTGCAGGTTATGCATTAGGTCTTGGTAAGAGTGTTCAGGAAGTTGAGAAAGATCTGGGTATGGTCGTTGAAGGGATCCGTACAACAAAGGCTGCTTATCAGCTTGCTACGAAACTGAATGTTGAAATGCCGATTACGGAAGAGCTTTACCAGGTTCTGTTTCATGATAAGCCTGTCAATGAAGCAGTAGCTGAACTGATGGGCAGAGTAAAAAAACAGGAAGTGGAAGATTTAAAGCTTGGGGATCCGTTGAATCATCTTGAACCATGA
- the mtrB gene encoding trp RNA-binding attenuation protein MtrB — translation MADTGDYIVIKANENGVNVIGLTRGTDTRFHHSEKLDKNEMMIAQFTEHTSAIKIRGKATIQTAHGEMTSDE, via the coding sequence ATGGCAGACACCGGCGATTATATCGTAATTAAAGCGAATGAAAATGGTGTAAATGTGATTGGTCTGACTCGGGGGACCGACACTAGGTTTCACCATTCAGAAAAATTGGATAAGAACGAAATGATGATCGCTCAATTTACAGAGCACACATCAGCAATTAAAATACGGGGGAAAGCAACAATTCAGACAGCTCATGGTGAAATGACCTCAGATGAGTAA
- the cmk gene encoding (d)CMP kinase, with amino-acid sequence MKKVNVAIDGPAGAGKSTVAKMAAEKLGFIYIDTGAMYRAVTWKALNNHVDPRDDQSLETLLKHTEIQLTQKNGSPRVICDGQDVTEQIRDPSVTRNVSFTASHRNIREDLVRRQQQLAAKGGTVMDGRDIGTAVLPDAEVKVFLTASVNERARRRYDEQVAKGIPTDIDELKQEIENRDKLDTEREVTPLKQAEDAVYLDSTKLSIEEVVKQIYQLAVKGADRS; translated from the coding sequence ATGAAAAAAGTGAATGTTGCGATCGATGGACCTGCCGGAGCAGGGAAAAGTACAGTTGCTAAAATGGCAGCTGAAAAACTGGGATTTATATATATTGATACTGGTGCAATGTATAGAGCGGTTACTTGGAAAGCACTCAATAATCATGTGGATCCACGAGATGATCAAAGCCTTGAAACATTATTAAAGCATACAGAAATACAGCTCACACAAAAAAACGGCTCTCCCCGTGTCATTTGTGATGGTCAGGACGTAACCGAACAGATACGTGATCCGTCAGTTACCAGGAACGTATCATTTACGGCATCTCACCGGAATATCAGGGAAGATCTGGTTCGCCGCCAGCAACAGCTTGCTGCAAAAGGGGGCACGGTAATGGATGGGAGAGATATTGGTACTGCGGTTCTCCCTGATGCAGAAGTCAAAGTATTTCTAACGGCATCTGTAAACGAACGTGCGAGAAGACGGTATGATGAGCAAGTTGCGAAAGGTATTCCAACCGATATTGATGAACTGAAACAAGAAATTGAAAATCGTGATAAGCTTGACACTGAGCGGGAAGTCACGCCATTAAAACAAGCAGAGGACGCTGTTTATCTTGATTCAACAAAACTTTCCATTGAGGAAGTTGTAAAACAGATTTACCAGCTTGCTGTAAAAGGAGCTGATCGATCTTGA
- the rpsA gene encoding 30S ribosomal protein S1 has translation MVEEMNNEMADFNSLSVGDVTMGTVSKVEEKQAYVNVGYKMDGVVPISELASLHVEKASDVIEEGEEYEFKVIKLTEDELVLSRRAVAAEKSWDMMEQRLEEGAVFEAEVADVVKGGLVVDVGVRGFIPASLVERFYVEDFADYKGKTLRLKVVELDKERNKLILSQRAVLDQEATDRKKETLHSIKEGDVVSGTVQRITSFGAFVDVGGVDGLVHISQMAHQHIESPSEVVSEGDEVNVKVLSVDPDNERISLSIKETLPGPWESIEGKVNQGDVITGTVKRLVSFGAFVEVADGVEGLVHISQIANRHIGTPGEVLEEGQEVSAKVLDVNLEEKRVSLSIRALEEEAQKSEENAQKEEFQKEEDHSGFSFGDVIGDQLKDYQNDDK, from the coding sequence ATGGTAGAAGAAATGAACAATGAAATGGCTGATTTCAACTCTTTGTCTGTCGGAGATGTGACAATGGGTACGGTTTCGAAAGTGGAAGAAAAACAAGCTTATGTGAATGTCGGATATAAAATGGACGGTGTCGTTCCGATTAGTGAGCTGGCAAGTCTGCATGTCGAAAAAGCGAGTGATGTGATCGAGGAAGGCGAAGAATATGAATTCAAGGTCATTAAATTGACAGAAGACGAACTTGTTCTATCCCGACGAGCGGTTGCTGCAGAAAAGTCATGGGATATGATGGAACAGCGCCTCGAAGAGGGGGCTGTGTTTGAAGCAGAGGTCGCCGATGTCGTTAAAGGCGGTCTTGTTGTAGATGTAGGCGTTCGTGGTTTTATTCCAGCATCATTGGTCGAACGTTTCTACGTTGAAGATTTCGCTGATTACAAAGGAAAAACACTGCGCTTGAAAGTTGTTGAATTGGATAAAGAACGCAACAAATTGATTCTTTCACAACGTGCAGTCCTGGATCAGGAAGCGACGGATCGGAAAAAAGAAACTCTTCATTCGATTAAAGAAGGAGACGTTGTTTCCGGCACTGTGCAGCGAATCACCAGCTTTGGTGCATTTGTTGATGTAGGTGGAGTTGATGGATTGGTTCACATTTCACAAATGGCCCATCAGCACATTGAATCGCCTTCTGAGGTTGTATCTGAAGGTGATGAAGTTAATGTTAAAGTTTTATCTGTGGATCCTGACAATGAAAGAATTTCTCTATCTATCAAGGAAACATTGCCTGGACCATGGGAGTCAATTGAGGGGAAAGTAAATCAAGGTGATGTGATTACCGGTACTGTCAAGCGCCTTGTGTCTTTCGGTGCTTTTGTGGAAGTCGCCGATGGAGTTGAAGGACTTGTCCATATTTCACAAATCGCCAATCGTCATATTGGTACACCTGGCGAAGTGCTTGAAGAAGGACAGGAAGTATCAGCTAAAGTACTGGATGTTAATCTTGAGGAAAAGCGTGTCTCTCTCAGTATTCGTGCCCTCGAAGAAGAAGCACAAAAATCTGAGGAAAATGCCCAAAAAGAGGAATTCCAAAAAGAAGAGGATCATTCCGGATTCAGTTTTGGTGATGTCATCGGAGATCAGTTAAAAGATTACCAGAATGACGACAAATAA
- the fni gene encoding type 2 isopentenyl-diphosphate Delta-isomerase, translated as MSRAKRKMDHIEHALNSSSSQLSSMHDISFVHQALPDLDVDDVSLNTQIGELFISSPIFINAMTGGGGKATEKINRQLAQVANVFHIPMAVGSQMAAIKNEKEQQSYKVVRQYHPRGLVFANVGSEATVEQAEFCVDLLEADAIQIHLNVIQELVMPEGDRSFSGALKRIEQIASHVKVPVIAKEVGFGMSQESVKQLIDAGVQVIDVGGRGGTNFSWIENQRRNLPYDFFEDWGITTAASIAEAVSVSKHIPVLASGGIKNASDMTKSIALGAQSAGMAGQILKWLKDDGLDKTIQHLDRQLDEMRSMMTALGASSIEELQQVPLIIRGDTHHWLNERGIITKSFAQRAIKRD; from the coding sequence ATGAGTCGTGCGAAACGTAAAATGGATCACATTGAACACGCATTGAACAGCTCTTCATCGCAGTTATCCAGTATGCATGATATCTCTTTTGTTCATCAGGCATTACCGGATCTTGATGTGGATGATGTTTCATTGAATACTCAAATCGGCGAACTATTTATTAGTTCGCCGATTTTCATCAATGCAATGACTGGCGGTGGAGGAAAGGCAACTGAAAAGATAAACAGACAGTTGGCGCAAGTTGCAAATGTTTTTCATATTCCAATGGCGGTTGGTTCTCAAATGGCTGCCATTAAAAATGAAAAGGAACAGCAATCTTACAAGGTCGTTCGGCAGTACCACCCGAGGGGATTGGTCTTTGCCAATGTTGGGAGCGAAGCAACGGTAGAACAGGCGGAGTTCTGTGTCGATTTGCTGGAGGCTGATGCCATACAAATTCATCTGAATGTTATCCAGGAGCTCGTGATGCCAGAAGGAGACAGGTCGTTCAGTGGTGCGTTGAAGCGGATTGAACAAATCGCTTCACACGTCAAGGTACCCGTAATTGCGAAGGAAGTCGGATTCGGTATGAGTCAGGAGTCTGTTAAGCAGTTAATCGATGCTGGTGTTCAGGTAATTGATGTCGGTGGAAGAGGCGGAACGAATTTCTCATGGATTGAAAATCAACGAAGGAATCTGCCATATGATTTTTTTGAAGATTGGGGCATTACAACAGCTGCATCGATTGCTGAAGCCGTGTCTGTTTCAAAACATATTCCTGTTCTTGCAAGTGGGGGAATCAAAAATGCGAGTGATATGACCAAATCAATTGCTTTAGGAGCCCAGTCTGCTGGTATGGCTGGCCAGATTCTCAAATGGCTTAAGGATGACGGGCTGGATAAAACCATTCAACATCTTGATCGCCAGCTTGATGAGATGCGTTCCATGATGACTGCACTAGGTGCTTCATCGATTGAAGAGCTCCAGCAAGTTCCACTTATTATTCGTGGAGACACGCATCATTGGCTGAATGAACGAGGCATAATAACTAAATCTTTTGCTCAACGGGCAATAAAAAGAGATTGA
- a CDS encoding heptaprenyl diphosphate synthase component 1, which translates to MVLKHQDVSFIQKVMSSFYKAVDHRYLKQFLGDPELHPNVISVLLYLFDDSEGEYEDIHDGILTSILVQKALDTHEQINQHGIGIENLRTKRQLTVLAGDYYSSLYYYILSRSKNELLMYHLSLGIQQVNEAKMVIYQHDKKARKPVFEDLRKVFTGIAESLAKAYDLTSRFTPVGDYLLLMALKDEEKRYHQEGNSLISAYIEKTMISSAEVKSIEEGFQSIREQLLLNLEQEIPDYAEFCAYIGMNSSEWGYHKSYCNSYAMEEG; encoded by the coding sequence ATGGTATTAAAACATCAAGATGTGAGTTTCATTCAAAAAGTTATGAGCAGTTTTTATAAAGCTGTTGATCATCGTTATTTAAAACAGTTTCTTGGAGACCCTGAGCTGCATCCTAATGTTATATCTGTGCTCCTCTATCTTTTTGATGACAGCGAAGGTGAATATGAAGATATTCATGACGGGATTCTGACATCGATTCTGGTGCAGAAAGCCTTGGATACGCATGAACAGATTAATCAGCATGGCATCGGGATAGAGAATCTTCGGACAAAACGCCAGCTGACAGTACTCGCCGGGGATTATTACAGCTCTTTATATTATTATATCCTTTCAAGATCAAAAAACGAGTTGTTAATGTATCATCTGTCACTTGGTATTCAGCAAGTGAACGAAGCTAAAATGGTCATTTATCAACACGATAAAAAAGCAAGAAAGCCGGTTTTTGAAGATTTACGAAAAGTGTTTACCGGAATCGCTGAATCGCTTGCCAAAGCATATGACCTGACATCACGATTTACACCTGTTGGGGATTACCTGCTGCTTATGGCACTGAAAGACGAAGAGAAACGTTATCATCAAGAAGGAAACAGTCTGATTTCAGCATACATCGAAAAGACAATGATTTCGTCGGCAGAGGTGAAATCGATTGAAGAAGGATTTCAATCAATCAGAGAGCAATTACTTCTTAACCTTGAACAAGAGATTCCTGACTATGCCGAATTTTGTGCTTATATTGGTATGAATAGTTCTGAGTGGGGATATCATAAATCGTATTGTAATTCATACGCTATGGAGGAAGGATAA
- the plsY gene encoding glycerol-3-phosphate 1-O-acyltransferase PlsY, whose protein sequence is MALIIAYLLGSVSFSYLTGQLLKKLDIRDHGSGNAGATNTLRVLGTGPAVAVLILDAAKGILAVFIGYFFSGAMDPAIAGALAGLASILGHNWPVFFGFRGGKGVATTIGVMATLVFFPALVSGVIAILSIVITRFVSLGSLLFIFNTLLFTLAVQLFSETFQVYFLLVLAVITGLSIWRHRTNIERLLNGTESKLGQKVEV, encoded by the coding sequence ATGGCGTTGATTATCGCTTATCTGTTGGGTTCCGTCAGTTTCAGTTATCTGACTGGACAATTACTCAAAAAACTGGATATCAGGGATCACGGAAGCGGCAATGCAGGAGCAACCAATACGTTGCGCGTTCTCGGAACAGGTCCTGCTGTAGCAGTACTGATCCTGGATGCAGCAAAAGGAATTTTGGCAGTGTTTATCGGCTACTTCTTTTCAGGAGCCATGGATCCGGCGATTGCCGGAGCGCTGGCAGGGCTTGCTTCAATTCTTGGACATAACTGGCCTGTTTTTTTCGGTTTCAGAGGGGGAAAAGGAGTAGCAACAACGATTGGAGTCATGGCTACCCTTGTTTTTTTCCCGGCACTTGTATCGGGAGTCATTGCGATTTTGTCCATCGTAATAACACGCTTTGTCTCACTAGGTTCCTTGCTTTTCATTTTTAATACGCTCCTGTTCACCCTTGCAGTCCAATTATTTTCTGAGACGTTTCAGGTTTACTTTCTGCTTGTTTTGGCAGTCATTACCGGACTTTCAATTTGGAGACACCGGACGAATATTGAGCGATTGTTGAATGGCACTGAAAGCAAACTCGGTCAAAAAGTTGAAGTTTAA
- the folE gene encoding GTP cyclohydrolase I FolE, with protein sequence MSGNVDHEKIQQAVTMILEAVGEDPEREGLLDTPKRVARMYEEIFEGLHQDPKEHFKTVFGEDHEELVLVKDITFHSVCEHHLVPFFGKVHIGYIPKGGQVTGLSKMARAVESITRKPQLQERITSTLADSIVDTLTPLGVIVIVEAEHMCMTMRGVRKPGAKTVTSAVRGAFQRSEAARAEVMSLIRDQG encoded by the coding sequence ATGAGTGGTAACGTCGATCATGAAAAAATTCAGCAAGCGGTGACAATGATTCTTGAAGCGGTGGGAGAAGATCCTGAACGTGAAGGATTGCTTGACACCCCAAAACGGGTAGCGAGAATGTATGAAGAGATATTCGAGGGTCTTCATCAGGATCCGAAAGAACATTTTAAAACGGTGTTCGGTGAGGATCATGAAGAACTGGTACTGGTGAAAGATATTACTTTCCACTCCGTATGTGAGCACCATTTGGTGCCTTTCTTTGGTAAAGTTCATATCGGATATATCCCTAAAGGTGGTCAAGTAACCGGTTTAAGTAAAATGGCGAGAGCCGTCGAATCTATAACGAGAAAACCTCAGTTGCAGGAACGAATCACGTCAACACTTGCTGATTCCATTGTAGATACATTAACACCACTTGGTGTGATTGTTATCGTTGAAGCTGAGCATATGTGTATGACTATGCGAGGAGTAAGGAAGCCAGGTGCAAAAACGGTTACATCTGCTGTTCGTGGAGCTTTTCAACGAAGCGAGGCTGCCCGTGCAGAGGTAATGTCATTAATACGTGATCAAGGATAG